The following proteins come from a genomic window of Panicum hallii strain FIL2 chromosome 8, PHallii_v3.1, whole genome shotgun sequence:
- the LOC112903367 gene encoding copper transport protein ATX1 produces MAQTVVLRVGMSCEGCVGAVKRVLGKMEGVESYDVDIKEQKVTVKGNVTPDAVLQTVSKTGKKTSFWDAEPATNQSTAPADATA; encoded by the exons ATGGCCCAG ACTGTTGTACTCAGGGTTGGCATGTCCTGTGAAGGCTGTGTTGGAGCTGTTAAGCGAGTTCTGGGCAAAATGGAAG GTGTTGAGTCTTACGATGTAGACATCAAGGAGCAGAAGGTCACGGTGAAGGGTAACGTAACACCTGATGCAGTTCTGCAGACTGTTTCGAAGACGGGCAAAAAGACTTCGTTCTGGGATGCTGAGCCTGCAACCAACCAATCCACCGCACCTGCTGATGCTACTGCTTGA